In the Drosophila biarmipes strain raj3 chromosome X, RU_DBia_V1.1, whole genome shotgun sequence genome, one interval contains:
- the LOC108035796 gene encoding transcriptional activator MN1 isoform X1, with amino-acid sequence MFAVALTMAALVLAGQQEVCRAQVSIHTDANTNSYSLKTPGLQQTFTRYYGGAAKTPPQVEQPQQQQPEQEQVQNPAQFGGFSPSGQQYPAVYSQSGLRGGGKLKATPVSLLQQQQQQLLAQQQQLLAASSPQAAGPGLGAGVAGGVVNMPSYADQMHAAFLDYQRQRAEFEQQQQHLLQKLYHYYPDVSGAQIQPQAQPQSQSQPPADGGAVGVAPQTAGGRFVYRRPQFSSNGLQPQSLGSGSVLPGGPGGPGGSGVAGSGPLRTAGGGAGAGDFYSTQQHLGFMQQQQQDVLRDQQQSVAQQFATSQLAPTTRQSYGMAVPMSSVLGSPSYQQSPDVSHVSFSSGNLNYSF; translated from the exons ATGTTCGCAGTGGCCTTGACGATGGCGGCCTTGGTGTTGGCCGGCCAGCAGGAGGTCTGCCGGGCGCAGGTGTCCATCCACACGGACGCCAACACGAACTCGTACAGCCTGAAGACTCCCGGACTGCAGCAGACCTTCACCCGGTACTACGGAGGAGCGGCCAAGACGCCGCCGCAGGtggagcagccgcagcagcagcagccggagCAGGAACAGGTG CAAAATCCCGCCCAATTCGGTGGATTCTCGCCATCGGGACAACAGTATCCGGCCGTATACTCGCAGTCCGGACTCCGGGGCGGTGGCAAGCTCAAGGCCACGCCCGTCtccctgctgcagcagcagcaacagcagctcctggcgcagcagcagcaactcctGGCCGCCTCGTCGCCGCAGGCAGCTGGACCGGGATTAGGGGCGGGCGTCGCAGGAGGCGTGGTCAACATGCCCAGCTACGCGGACCAGATGCACGCCGCCTTCCTGGACTACCAGCGCCAGCGGGCGGAGttcgagcagcagcagcagcacctgctCCAGAAGCTCTACCACTACTATCCCGATGTTTCCGGAGCGCAGATCCAGCCGCAGGCGCAGCCCCAGTCGCAGTCCCAGCCGCCCGCCGACGGCGGagcagtgggcgtggcaccgcAGACCGCGGGCGGCCGCTTCGTCTACCGCCGGCCGCAGTTCAGCAGCAACGGCCTGCAGCCCCAGAGCCTGGGCTCCGGCTCCGTTCTGCCCGGCGGTCCAGGCGGTCCAGGCGGCTCGGGAGTCGCAGGCTCAGGACCCCTGCGCACCGCGGGCGGCGGCGCCGGCGCCGGCGACTTCTACTCCACGCAGCAGCACCTGGGCTtcatgcagcagcagcagcaggacgTGCTCCGCGACCAGCAGCAGTCGGTGGCCCAGCAGTTCGCCACCAGCCAGCTGGCGCCCACCACCCGCCAGAGCTACGGCATGGCCGTGCCCATGTCCTCCGTGCTGGGCTCCCCCTCGTACCAGCAGTCGCCGGACGTCTCCCACGTGAGCTTCTCGAGCGGCAACCTCAACTACAGCTTCTGA
- the LOC108035798 gene encoding uncharacterized protein LOC108035798, with amino-acid sequence MTSGSSFSVPLIVALTLALVSLAWSDELYVDYSNEYDDVRPHLVYPDDPRLDKRIGEAAREFGQNITQAWHSMVDSFKNYFEELKNLFTTDPDAANEVFSDN; translated from the coding sequence ATGACTTCCGGATCCAGCTTCTCTGTCCCACTAATTGTGGCCCTGACCCTTGCCCTGGTGAGCCTCGCGTGGTCGGACGAGCTCTACGTGGACTATTCCAACGAGTACGACGATGTGCGACCCCACTTGGTTTACCCGGACGATCCGAGGCTGGACAAGCGGATCGGCGAGGCGGCCCGGGAGTTTGGCCAGAACATAACCCAGGCCTGGCACTCGATGGTGGACTCCTTCAAGAACTACTTCGAGGAGCTGAAGAATCTGTTTACCACCGATCCCGACGCAGCCAACGAGGTCTTCTCTGACAACTAG
- the LOC108035797 gene encoding uncharacterized protein LOC108035797, protein MSRRPLGLLVVALSLARIAARPEPQNPFESLSLGAMSLAGNIAEAVQSGAAINKDLNFDNPLMSVHSKTAVGYGDAIRPMAPDSSEEDRRRRRRRRSLHRHKRAPCFWKMGTAATTAASADDDVEARRKRARKRAANNASRSRVGPKTTGKKKFQRRRRQAPTGQEMTPMGGSDPLGLGDRIKTMWLSFMDNVSDVVQQVRQKISDSASSAG, encoded by the coding sequence ATGAGCCGCCGACCACTGGGACTTCTCGTGGTGGCGCTGAGTCTGGCCCGGATCGCGGCCAGGCCGGAGCCCCAGAATCCGTTCGAGAGCCTGAGCCTGGGCGCCATGAGTCTGGCCGGGAACATAGCGGAGGCCGTGCAGAGCGGCGCCGCCATAAACAAGGACCTCAACTTCGACAATCCCCTGATGTCCGTGCACTCGAAGACGGCCGTGGGCTACGGGGATGCCATCCGCCCGATGGCGCCCGACTCGTCCGAGGAGGACCGCCgacggaggcggaggaggaggagcctgCACCGCCACAAGCGGGCGCCGTGCTTCTGGAAAATGGGCACTGCCGCCACCACAGCGGCGTCCGCCGACGACGATGTGGAGGCCAGGCGGAAGCGAGCCAGGAAGCGGGCCGCCAACAACGCCTCGCGGTCCCGCGTGGGTCCCAAGACCACTGGCAAGAAGAAGTTCCAGCGCCGGCGCCGCCAGGCGCCAACGGGCCAGGAAATGACACCCATGGGCGGATCGGATCCCTTGGGACTGGGCGACAGAATCAAGACCATGTGGCTATCGTTCATGGACAACGTCTCGGATGTGGTGCAGCAGGTGCGCCAGAAAATCTCCGACTCGGCCAGCTCTGCGGGCTGA
- the LOC108035796 gene encoding uncharacterized protein LOC108035796 isoform X2 has product MRTTKARVGNGNRLVCSEGHWGKERHGGHGGHGGHGALLKDHGRGHSSQNPAQFGGFSPSGQQYPAVYSQSGLRGGGKLKATPVSLLQQQQQQLLAQQQQLLAASSPQAAGPGLGAGVAGGVVNMPSYADQMHAAFLDYQRQRAEFEQQQQHLLQKLYHYYPDVSGAQIQPQAQPQSQSQPPADGGAVGVAPQTAGGRFVYRRPQFSSNGLQPQSLGSGSVLPGGPGGPGGSGVAGSGPLRTAGGGAGAGDFYSTQQHLGFMQQQQQDVLRDQQQSVAQQFATSQLAPTTRQSYGMAVPMSSVLGSPSYQQSPDVSHVSFSSGNLNYSF; this is encoded by the exons ATGAGGACCACGAAGGCTCGCGTTGGCAATGGCAACCGTCTGGTTTGCAGCGAAGGACACTGGGGCAAGGAGCGCCATGGTGGCCATGGTGGTCATGGTGGCCATGGTGCACTCCTGAAGGACCACGGGCGTGGCCATTCATCC CAAAATCCCGCCCAATTCGGTGGATTCTCGCCATCGGGACAACAGTATCCGGCCGTATACTCGCAGTCCGGACTCCGGGGCGGTGGCAAGCTCAAGGCCACGCCCGTCtccctgctgcagcagcagcaacagcagctcctggcgcagcagcagcaactcctGGCCGCCTCGTCGCCGCAGGCAGCTGGACCGGGATTAGGGGCGGGCGTCGCAGGAGGCGTGGTCAACATGCCCAGCTACGCGGACCAGATGCACGCCGCCTTCCTGGACTACCAGCGCCAGCGGGCGGAGttcgagcagcagcagcagcacctgctCCAGAAGCTCTACCACTACTATCCCGATGTTTCCGGAGCGCAGATCCAGCCGCAGGCGCAGCCCCAGTCGCAGTCCCAGCCGCCCGCCGACGGCGGagcagtgggcgtggcaccgcAGACCGCGGGCGGCCGCTTCGTCTACCGCCGGCCGCAGTTCAGCAGCAACGGCCTGCAGCCCCAGAGCCTGGGCTCCGGCTCCGTTCTGCCCGGCGGTCCAGGCGGTCCAGGCGGCTCGGGAGTCGCAGGCTCAGGACCCCTGCGCACCGCGGGCGGCGGCGCCGGCGCCGGCGACTTCTACTCCACGCAGCAGCACCTGGGCTtcatgcagcagcagcagcaggacgTGCTCCGCGACCAGCAGCAGTCGGTGGCCCAGCAGTTCGCCACCAGCCAGCTGGCGCCCACCACCCGCCAGAGCTACGGCATGGCCGTGCCCATGTCCTCCGTGCTGGGCTCCCCCTCGTACCAGCAGTCGCCGGACGTCTCCCACGTGAGCTTCTCGAGCGGCAACCTCAACTACAGCTTCTGA